A part of Bacteroidota bacterium genomic DNA contains:
- a CDS encoding T9SS type A sorting domain-containing protein, whose protein sequence is MKTFNHWLLAIFLLLPFGLGAQTFTQTNGTVNACSGNFYDSGNVGGTYLNGENSTFTICSNSGNCVRVSFSAFDLESGWDYLYIYNGPSTASPLIGTYTGLTSPGVVTSTTGCLTFRFTSDGSVTYSGWAASISCVPCGGGGGGCLPNIGNCSDVACSGSFYDNGGAAGNYTNGANLTHTICGTPGNCVRVAFSSFQLESGFDYLYIYDGPNIGSPLIGTYTGTTSPGTVTSTSGCLTFRFTTDGSVVLAGWNATISCTPCGGGPCLPNIGNCTASVCSGNFYDSGGAGGNYGVNESFTQTICSNSGNCVRVNFTAFNTESGFDLLTIYDGPTTASPVIGTYSGAVLPGAVTSSTGCLTFRFVTDGSVVSSGWQATISCVTCPGNFNCYINPVSNGHGLPAGFTQGCDDVCSSSLIPLGFTYNICGGAYTDMYVNMNGNVTFGAPFYTFTSTGMPNNTSAVMVAPFWADVDTRSCGTVYHRANATNTIVSWHNVGYYSSQCDKLNTFQLILSNGTDPLIGVGNNTAFYYQGMSWTTGSASSGVGGFGGVPATVGINANDGINYSQIGEFDHAGAGYDGPHATADGVDYLDNRCFTFPAGGCNILPVNYTSITATPVDGSYISVDWSTNSESNNAGFEVERSTDGVHFQMLEFVEGLGQNGDEAVDYQYADHDVRREVIYWYRLRQLDENGLALYSPVVQAMLTSAYKGHVEAAYPNPFEDEISFELDAQVNAVCEISLTNSIGQVVHREVKNAYQGVQTLSISTENLASGIYTLSIKLDGRQISAQKVTK, encoded by the coding sequence ATGAAAACGTTTAATCATTGGCTTCTCGCAATTTTTCTGCTCCTTCCTTTTGGGCTGGGTGCACAAACGTTTACGCAGACCAACGGAACCGTCAATGCCTGTTCCGGCAACTTCTACGATTCCGGCAATGTCGGCGGAACCTACCTCAACGGTGAAAATTCGACATTCACAATTTGCTCCAATTCGGGAAACTGTGTGCGGGTCTCATTTTCAGCGTTTGATCTGGAAAGCGGATGGGATTACCTCTATATCTACAACGGTCCCTCGACCGCTTCTCCGCTGATCGGCACCTACACGGGCTTGACTTCGCCCGGTGTCGTGACATCGACCACAGGCTGCTTGACCTTTCGTTTTACCTCTGACGGATCGGTCACATATTCAGGATGGGCAGCGTCAATTTCCTGTGTTCCCTGCGGGGGCGGCGGTGGTGGTTGCCTCCCCAACATCGGGAATTGTTCCGATGTGGCCTGCTCCGGCTCCTTTTATGACAATGGCGGCGCTGCCGGAAACTACACCAACGGCGCCAACCTCACCCATACAATATGCGGTACACCGGGAAACTGCGTTCGCGTGGCATTCTCCTCCTTTCAACTCGAATCCGGTTTTGACTACCTCTACATCTATGACGGCCCCAACATTGGCTCGCCTTTGATTGGTACTTACACTGGTACGACGTCTCCGGGGACCGTGACATCCACTTCGGGTTGTCTTACCTTCCGATTTACCACAGACGGTTCCGTGGTCCTTGCCGGATGGAACGCCACCATATCGTGTACACCTTGCGGAGGGGGGCCGTGCCTCCCCAACATTGGCAATTGTACGGCATCGGTTTGCTCGGGGAATTTTTACGATTCTGGTGGCGCAGGGGGCAATTACGGCGTCAACGAATCGTTTACACAAACGATTTGCTCCAATTCCGGGAATTGCGTGCGTGTCAATTTCACAGCATTCAACACAGAGTCCGGGTTTGACTTGCTCACCATTTACGATGGCCCAACCACGGCTTCGCCCGTGATCGGCACCTATTCCGGCGCGGTGTTGCCGGGCGCTGTGACCTCCTCAACGGGTTGCCTCACATTCCGATTTGTGACTGATGGCTCTGTTGTTTCCTCAGGGTGGCAGGCGACAATCTCCTGCGTGACCTGTCCAGGGAATTTTAACTGTTACATCAATCCCGTGAGCAACGGGCATGGATTGCCTGCCGGATTCACCCAAGGTTGTGACGATGTGTGTTCTTCAAGTTTAATTCCTTTGGGGTTCACATATAATATATGTGGCGGTGCCTATACGGATATGTATGTGAACATGAACGGCAACGTCACATTTGGTGCGCCATTCTACACGTTCACATCAACCGGGATGCCCAACAATACTTCGGCGGTCATGGTCGCCCCGTTCTGGGCAGACGTCGATACACGCAGTTGTGGTACGGTGTATCACCGGGCCAATGCCACCAATACGATTGTCTCGTGGCACAACGTCGGGTATTACAGTTCGCAGTGCGACAAGTTGAATACTTTTCAGTTGATCCTGTCCAATGGCACGGATCCTCTCATCGGCGTCGGAAACAACACTGCTTTCTATTATCAGGGAATGTCTTGGACGACGGGGAGTGCCTCCAGCGGCGTCGGCGGATTTGGTGGCGTCCCTGCCACCGTAGGCATCAACGCCAATGACGGCATCAATTATTCGCAGATTGGCGAATTTGATCATGCAGGCGCAGGTTACGATGGCCCACATGCGACGGCCGATGGGGTCGATTATCTCGACAACCGTTGCTTCACATTCCCTGCAGGTGGCTGCAACATCTTGCCGGTCAATTACACAAGCATCACCGCCACACCCGTCGACGGCAGCTACATTTCCGTCGATTGGTCGACCAATTCGGAGTCCAACAATGCCGGATTTGAAGTCGAGCGCTCCACGGATGGAGTCCATTTTCAAATGCTTGAATTCGTAGAAGGGCTGGGACAAAATGGCGATGAAGCTGTTGATTATCAATATGCCGACCACGACGTCCGGCGCGAGGTGATCTATTGGTACCGCTTGCGGCAGCTCGACGAAAATGGCCTTGCGCTGTATTCGCCCGTCGTGCAGGCCATGCTCACAAGTGCCTACAAAGGCCATGTCGAAGCGGCTTATCCCAATCCATTTGAGGACGAGATTTCCTTCGAATTGGATGCGCAAGTGAATGCCGTTTGTGAAATTTCGTTGACGAATTCGATCGGTCAGGTCGTGCACCGCGAAGTCAAGAATGCCTACCAAGGCGTGCAGACGCTGTCGATTTCGACGGAGAATCTTGCATCCGGGATTTACACCCTTTCGATTAAACTCGATGGAAGGCAAATTTCAGCACAGAAGGTAACGAAGTGA
- a CDS encoding DUF2306 domain-containing protein encodes MIQKLGLFSGWATLTLLSIFLFGITTLYFSFCSDCNFLLKKQDVVFNPYWRTAFYIHITGGMLAIITGPWQFLRAFRRKFMQVHRLLGKVYLAAILLVAGPSGQFMAFYSEGGILSTIGFLIMSVLWLWTTWMAYATIRKRDILAHRDWMTRSFALTLAAVTLRIYVPLASSVWHWHPEFVVESSAWLSWIPNLIVAEILIRTKAIKI; translated from the coding sequence ATGATCCAAAAGTTGGGATTGTTCTCGGGTTGGGCGACCCTGACCCTGCTTTCTATATTCCTGTTTGGCATCACGACGCTCTACTTTTCCTTTTGCAGTGACTGCAATTTTCTTTTGAAAAAGCAGGATGTCGTTTTCAATCCCTACTGGCGCACAGCATTTTACATTCACATCACGGGCGGCATGCTGGCCATTATCACGGGGCCATGGCAGTTTTTGAGGGCCTTCCGGAGAAAGTTCATGCAGGTGCACCGGTTGTTGGGCAAGGTTTATCTCGCTGCCATTTTGCTTGTAGCCGGCCCCTCGGGGCAATTCATGGCGTTTTATTCAGAAGGCGGCATCTTGTCTACGATTGGCTTCCTGATCATGTCGGTGCTTTGGCTTTGGACGACATGGATGGCCTATGCGACCATCCGAAAACGAGACATCCTCGCACACCGTGACTGGATGACGCGGAGTTTTGCCCTGACATTGGCCGCGGTGACCCTGCGTATTTATGTGCCCCTGGCCTCAAGCGTCTGGCATTGGCATCCTGAATTTGTCGTTGAAAGTTCGGCGTGGCTCAGTTGGATTCCCAATTTGATCGTTGCCGAAATTTTGATTCGCACGAAGGCAATAAAAATTTGA